GCTACAAAATGGAAGGTTCGTTTCTCGGTTCGAGTTAATCGAGGACCGGTACAATCCCGAATGTTTGCACCCCGATCTTGGCTATTGGTCGTCATAGCGCTACGAAGAAGAGTACCACTCCCGAGACCACTCGCGAGGGACCTCGATTGCCCGTCGCGGCTTGAAAGCCGTCAACTGTCGTTTAAAGTGGGTCAATCCCAGATTCGGAGATGAATACCACGTATGCTCATCAGAACACATCTTGGTATAAGGTGAGGAAGTCTGGTCTTTTGGTTGTAGGAGTTGCGCTGTGGTACTCGTTGTTGGTACCCATGCTCGACGTCGCGTCGATAGCGGGATATATTGCGCGGATTGCAATCGTCTTGTTTGGGGTTGGTCTTCTTGCGAAAAGGATTGTTAGTCGCTTTCTACAAAGGCGAATGCCGTTAAAAGCAACACTGCTCATTTTTGGACTGTCTACTGTTGCGGTTACGAACGCTTTAGGATCCGGAGAAATCTCGAAATTCATTGACTTTGTTGCGTTCTTCGGGGGGGTTGCGGGTTACTTTCTGATTGCTGAGCGTTATCCCTTGAAGAAAAAAGATGTTTTTGTCTTTACGGCAACAGTGTTAATATCTGGGGTGATACTCGAAGTAACAGGAGCACCTGGTACTCGTGGTGAATTTGGGTTGATTCCATTCTCAGGTGAAAGCTGGAAAGTACTGATCAAGTCGCCCCACTTTACAGGATGGGGAGGGTTATTTTTTCTTTTCGTGAGCCTTCTTCTTTCACAAGAGAGGGGGTGGGGGCTAAGATATTTCCAATTGTTCTTGATAGGTTGGTATCTAATTATATTTTCGGGTAGTCGGAGCTCTATTGCAGCAGCATTAGCGGCAGTCGCGCTCTGGTTTTCGGGAACAGCGCGTCGTATGATAATGCGAAGCCCATACTTGGGCGTCTTGATAACATTCTTGGCTGGGCTCTCCATGTATCTTGCTCCAATTGTAATATTTGAGTCGTTGAGGACTGAGGGATTTCTTGGGAGGCTTTTGAAAATCTCTCCTGGCCAGGAGGACGTCACGGCGGGGCGCTTTTTAACCTGGCTGTATCACCTGGAGTTGTTCTTTGAAAATTTTTGGACTGGAGCAGAGACGAGTATGGTAACTGAGGCAGGAGATACCGTCGGAAGGGAGCTAACTGCCTCCAACGAGTCCTTCTTCACGAAGGTACTGGCAAAGCATGGGGTTTTTGGGATTCTTTTTCATTTTCTATTCCTTTTTATTTCTTGGTATTCCATCGATAAAAAATCTTACGAAGCGTATATTTTGAGCGTAGTTTTTGCTATTATAACGGCAGCCTCCGGAGTATTTGGTTCAACATATTATGTTTATTCAGTATTAGGATACTGGCTTTTCTTTTCGTTGGTATTTCTTTCTTCTGATCGGTCCTGATAGATGGATTTCAGCATTGCTATTGTAGTTCCTTCTCTGCCAACTGGGGGAGGAGTTTCAAACGTTGCTCGATTTTTATACCGAGGCCTTCAACGTCAGCCCGGATACAATCCACAGTATGTGTCTCTTGCAACCCGACGGGATGACTCCGCTAGCGTGCGAATCGTAGACCCCGCAACATGGACCTCTGGCATTCAGATTGAGAATGGAACGGATGAGAGTAATCCCTACCGTCACGTCGGTGCGTTTCTCACAGAGTTCGAGTTTCAACGATATCGACCTCGACCCGAACTCACGCGTATTCTCGACGAATACGATTTGGTTCAGGTCGTAGCGGGACATCCGGCCTGGGCACTAGTGGCCGGAAATGTAGATCAACCAGTTGCTCTGCAGGTTGCCACGCTTGCAAATGTTGAGCGGGCAATGAAGCGACAAGAGGGAGGAGGACTCATTGGAACGTGGCGCTCATGGATGACGAAAGTTGCGACGTGGATAGGAGACCGAGCCCTCCATCAGGTCGATGCGGTATTTGTCGAAAATGACTGGATGTACGATTACGTGCAAGAGACCGCTCCATCGACAGAGGCGGTCTTTGCCCCTCCTGGGATGGATGTCGATACCTTCGTACCGTCGTCAACATCTTTCACGGAGCGCGACTACATCCTCTCGGTCGGACGATTTGGTGACCCCCGAAAAAACGCACCTCTTTTATTCGAGGCGTATACTCGGATCCGAAAGGCTCTGGGTGATGAGGCGCCTCCACTTATTCTTGCAGGCCGGACGGGGCCCTCAAGCGAGGCTTGGGAGGTAGCCGAGCAGTGCGATGTCCGTCAACACGTTACCTTTATAGAAGACGTCTCGTATGATCGGCTCGTCGAGCTTTACCAGGAGGCAAAATTGTTTCTCCTTTCTTCGGATGAAGAAGGCCTTGGTCTCGTTATCTTAGAAGCCATGGCTTGTGGAATCCCCGTTGTGAGTACGGACTGCGGGGGGCCGTCCACCGTGGTTCAAGAGGAGGAAACGGGACGGCTCGTTCCGAAACGGGATCCCGACAGGCTAGCAAGTGAAGCGGTAGACCTTTTGCAGAATCCCTCACTACTTCGAGAGTACGGACAGAACGCACGGAAACTCCTTGTTAACCAGTTTTCTGAAGAGGCCACCATGAGGGAGTTTCTAGATGTATACGAAGTCCTTTTGGCGAAAACACATTCTTAATCAGTTCCCTACGTCGTTGTGAAGCTGCTCTTCATTACGCCATTCTACAAGCCCGCTCACGTCTACGGGGGGCCGACTCGGAGTATACCCGGCTTATGTGAGGGATTGGCGCAGCGCGGATGCGAAGTGGAAGTGATGACGACCAATGCGAATGGGGAGGATAAGCTTAATGTGGAAACGGGGCAGCCCATTGATCAGGATGGAGTGCCTGTCACCTATTTCGATCAATCCACGATACGAGATCAGTTTTTTTGGTCCTCCGATCTTCGAGACGCTTGTCGGAGAAGAGTTGAGGAGTTCGACTACGTGTATGTTTACGGAATTTGGAACTACCCAGCAATTGCGGCAGGGGCAGCCTGTCGAGAGAAAAACGTGCCGTATATCATATCTCCGCGAACTGGGCTTATGGAGTGGCCCTTACAGCAGGGGTGGCTTCGAAAAAAGGCATATCTCTGGCTTTTCGGATACCAGTATCTTGAAGGAGCCTGGGCCATTCACTATACCACGGAGGTTGAAAAGAGAGAATCGGAGCAATTGAAGTTTGATGTCCCGGGATTTGTCGTCCCAAATTGCATGGATTTTTCGGAGTTTGATCAGTTGCCTGATGCAGGATACTTCCGAAAACGATATGGGATCTCGGAGGATGCCCCTCTTTTGTTGTTTCTGAGTCGAATTGAGCCTCGAAAAGGACTTGAACTTTCCTTTCGTGCTTTTGCGCGAGTCAGAAGCAATGTGCCAAATGCTCACTTCATAGTTGCTGGACCAGGAGAAGAGGAGTATGTACAGCAGCTGCAGGAGCTTACAGTTGAGTTGGGAATTGGAGAAGCAACGACATTCACTGGTTTTGTGGATGCTGCTGAGCGCCTCGAAGCGCTTGTTGATGCAAATATGTTTATCTTGACTTCGTATACAGAGAACTTCGCGATGGCAGCGG
This portion of the Salinibacter grassmerensis genome encodes:
- a CDS encoding glycosyltransferase family 4 protein, with the translated sequence MRIVDPATWTSGIQIENGTDESNPYRHVGAFLTEFEFQRYRPRPELTRILDEYDLVQVVAGHPAWALVAGNVDQPVALQVATLANVERAMKRQEGGGLIGTWRSWMTKVATWIGDRALHQVDAVFVENDWMYDYVQETAPSTEAVFAPPGMDVDTFVPSSTSFTERDYILSVGRFGDPRKNAPLLFEAYTRIRKALGDEAPPLILAGRTGPSSEAWEVAEQCDVRQHVTFIEDVSYDRLVELYQEAKLFLLSSDEEGLGLVILEAMACGIPVVSTDCGGPSTVVQEEETGRLVPKRDPDRLASEAVDLLQNPSLLREYGQNARKLLVNQFSEEATMREFLDVYEVLLAKTHS
- a CDS encoding glycosyltransferase, which translates into the protein MKLLFITPFYKPAHVYGGPTRSIPGLCEGLAQRGCEVEVMTTNANGEDKLNVETGQPIDQDGVPVTYFDQSTIRDQFFWSSDLRDACRRRVEEFDYVYVYGIWNYPAIAAGAACREKNVPYIISPRTGLMEWPLQQGWLRKKAYLWLFGYQYLEGAWAIHYTTEVEKRESEQLKFDVPGFVVPNCMDFSEFDQLPDAGYFRKRYGISEDAPLLLFLSRIEPRKGLELSFRAFARVRSNVPNAHFIVAGPGEEEYVQQLQELTVELGIGEATTFTGFVDAAERLEALVDANMFILTSYTENFAMAAVEAMASQTPVLLSEEVGVAKNADAVRAGISVPLEEDEITEYLGKVLSSPSLQEKMGRNGPSHVRSSYRPESVAEQMVQAIQQRREDSA